Proteins encoded in a region of the Zea mays cultivar B73 chromosome 4, Zm-B73-REFERENCE-NAM-5.0, whole genome shotgun sequence genome:
- the LOC103654780 gene encoding uncharacterized protein translates to MPDSADPLPTQASPDPDMPPRKPTAGCGGGKLKKPLTDKQRAAAEQRLSHLRAHLILRSLESSAAGARALPPAQEAALDALGLLEFFRLDLQSDTLRPDLIAPLVAYYDPVCKRSFVRGVRVAVSRHNFTRALCLPSKPSPSAPAPADIDPAAVVPAVMQLLKDYVLLPFLGDDMCILPQEVAAAEQAVREGAAHRVDWAGLMWGLVEKEILELPKREDGVCYYGPHLQRLIYAQKPHLLELVEEGGTGEPAPEASTDVEMEEDGDVDMKSKSLVELELGDRDGDASNDVRSKSLEESELGNASARSDGLDELELGVSVTRNKVMEELGLGDMDDRNNSIEELEVVEEDARSKRLDEYESVDVDPDAMDNNIDEINTVNEDSRRKSLNESETVDVDPDAMDNNIDEMQAVNEDSRSKSLNESEDVDVDPHAMDNNIDEMEMVNEDARTKSLDESEAVDVDPDAMDNNIDEMEAVSEDSRSKTFNESESVDAMNNNIVELDAVNEDTRSQRLNDESELVEEDVKGPNLDDKNTADEHVNGTNIDGICLGFVAVEVVPAVHEARLDNNEETAEVAPMGGDDVPVPTDVDGEEPLVEAAAVTQEVVAVAEELGDDEAEEDEEKDAMGLSLGFDSTNGYVAMDVEEETNVENLDEDESDSANEEAEESEDDAFEVNDGEDMNWRIGDGRGDEGMSHSLQRCNTFGGMEFENLNEGETVMKDELRFDDFPARASSERMTPSNLLQAMNSIPSTYNVAGNVHDLPSGDFLAMGADAHKNGVDLGPGSSYLFGNNGKRNIDDIDGYDDNMQAQEDFPQSNQQKRMRHSNSGNISPGSGFFNASFSVPIQNLMVEASRLYEQKEQKLQSLQFEKQHWSDMLQEKEAIIQSLNSARFEQQNKYQVELRRFEHDLNVMAHLVTTYKRALKQTRASFDEYRKKFPCNVPLYDDVAGGGGLVLSVRELEKRRCEEEQQKIAMVNDMIERFQYKWFSKLEEWGLSVNSLWSRMEGLYKEIELLKENRRSRFATPATEESLATEEPTPATEE, encoded by the coding sequence ATGCCCGACTCCGCCGATCCCCTCCCCACGCAAGCCTCGCCGGATCCGGACATGCCGCCGCGGAAGCCTACAGCTGGCTGCGGCGGCGGCAAGCTCAAGAAGCCTCTCACTGACAAGCAGCGCGCTGCCGCGGAGCAGCGCCTGTCCCACCTCCGCGCCCACCTCATCCTCCGATCCCTCGAGTCCTCAGCTGCCGGGGCCCGTGCCCTACCGCCGGCGCAGGAGGCGGCGCTCGATGCCCTAGGTCTGCTCGAGTTTTTCCGCCTCGACCTGCAATCCGACACCCTGCGCCCCGACCTCATCGCCCCGCTCGTCGCCTACTACGACCCGGTCTGCAAGCGCAGCTTCGTCCGAGGCGTCCGTGTCGCCGTCTCGCGCCACAACTTTACCCGCGCGCTCTGCCTACCCTCGAAGCCCTCCCCCTCGGCGCCGGCCCCAGCCGACATCGACCCCGCAGCCGTGGTGCCTGCCGTTATGCAGCTCCTGAAGGATTACGTTCTGCTCCCGTTCCTAGGAGACGACATGTGCATACTGCCGCAGGAAGTGGCCGCCGCGGAGCAGGCGGTCAGGGAGGGGGCGGCGCATAGGGTTGACTGGGCGGGCCTGATGTGGGGCCTCGTCGAGAAGGAGATCCTCGAGCTGCCTAAGAGGGAAGACGGGGTGTGCTACTACGGGCCTCATCTGCAGAGGCTCATTTATGCCCAAAAGCCACATTTGTTGGAGCTGGTGGAGGAAGGGGGCACAGGAGAGCCTGCTCCGGAGGCATCCACTGATGTGGAGATGGAGGAGGATGGTGATGTGGATATGAAAAGCaagagcttggtggagctggagcTGGGGGATAGGGATGGGGATGCCAGTAACGACGTGAGGAGCAAGAGCTTGGAGGAGTCGGAATTGGGAAATGCTAGTGCAAGGAGTGATGGTTTGGACGAGTTGGAATTGGGGGTTTCTGTTACTAGGAACAAGGTCATGGAGGAGTTGGGTTTAGGGGATATGGATGACAGGAACAACAgtatagaggaactagaggtggttGAGGAAGATGCAAGGAGCAAGAGGTTGGATGAATATGAGTCTGTGGATGTGGATCCGGATGCCATGGATAACAATATAGATGAAATAAACACAGTCAATGAAGACTCAAGGAGGAAAAGCTTGAATGAATCTGAGACTGTGGATGTGGATCCGGATGCCATGGACAACAATATAGATGAAATGCAGGCGGTCAATGAAGACTCAAGGAGCAAGAGCTTGAATGAATCTGAGGATGTGGATGTGGATCCGCATGCCATGGACAACAATATAGATGAAATGGAGATGGTCAATGAAGATGCAAGGACCAAGAGCTTGGATGAATCTGAGGCTGTGGATGTGGATCCGGATGCCATGGACAACAATATAGATGAAATGGAGGCAGTCAGTGAAGATTCAAGGAGCAAGACCTTCAATGAGTCTGAGTCTGTGGATGCCATGAACAACAATATAGTCGAATTGGATGCGGTCAATGAAGACACAAGGAGCCAGAGATTGAATGATGAATCAGAGTTGGTGGAAGAGGATGTTAAGGGTCCAAACTTAGATGACAAGAACACTGCGGATGAGCATGTCaatggcacaaacattgatggaATATGTTTGGGATTTGTGGCAGTTGAAGTGGTGCCTGCTGTACATGAGGCAAGGCTTGACAATAATGAGGAAACAGCAGAGGTAGCACCAATGGGGGGCGATGATGTGCCAGTGCCTACAGATGTGGATGGTGAAGAACCCTTGGTGGAGGCAGCAGCTGTAACACAGGAGGTAGTGGCTGTTGCAGAGGAATTGGGGGATGATGAGGCTGAGGAGGATGAAGAGAAGGATGCAATGGGATTGAGCTTGGGGTTTGACTCTACCAATGGTTATGTTGCTATGGATGTGGAAGAGGAAACTAATGTTGAGAATCTGGACGAGGATGAGAGTGACAGTGCCAATGAAGAGGCAGAGGAGTCAGAGGATGATGCATTTGAGGTTAATGATGGAGAGGACATGAATTGGAGAATTGGGGATGGCAGGGGGGATGAGGGAATGTCACATTCTTTGCAACGCTGTAACACATTTGGAGGCATGGAGTTTGAGAACCTGAATGAAGGGGAGACTGTAATGAAGGATGAGTTGAGGTTTGATGATTTCCCTGCGAGGGCATCTTCAGAAAGGATGACACCATCAAACCTCCTCCAAGCCATGAACTCAATTCCCTCAACGTACAATGTAGCAGGGAATGTGCATGATCTGCCTTCTGGGGATTTCTTGGCTATGGGGGCTGATGCACATAAGAATGGAGTGGATCTGGGACCAGGGAGCTCATATTTATTTGGGAATAATGGTAAGAGGAATATTGATGATATTGATGGTTACGATGACAATATGCAGGCGCAAGAGGACTTTCCTCAGTCTAATCAGCAGAAGAGGATGCGCCATAGTAACAGTGGCAACATATCACCTGGATCAGGCTTTTTCAACGCAAGCTTTTCGGTACCTATACAGAACTTGATGGTTGAGGCAAGCAGGCTCTATGAGCAGAAGGAGCAAAAACTTCAGAGTTTGCAATTTGAGAAACAACATTGGTCTGACATGCTGCAAGAGAAGGAAGCCATTATCCAATCCCTAAACTCAGCTCGGTTTGAGCAACAGAACAAGTATCAAGTGGAGCTTAGACGCTTCGAGCATGATCTGAATGTTATGGCCCATTTGGTAACTACCTACAAAAGAGCTTTAAAACAGACCCGGGCTTCTTTTGATGAGTACAGGAAGAAGTTCCCTTGCAATGTTCCTCTTTATGATGATGTTGCTGGTGGTGGTGGTCTTGTTCTTAGTGTGAGGGAGTTGGAGAAGAGGCGgtgtgaggaggagcagcaaaaaATTGCCATGGTAAATGATATGATCGAAAGATTCCAGTACAAATGGTTCTCAAAGCTTGAAGAGTGGGGACTGTCTGTCAACTCACTGTGGAGCAGAATGGAAGGACTCTATAAGGAGATTGAGCTTCTGAAGGAAAATAGAAGATCAAGATTTGCTACCCCAGCTACAGAGGAATCTCTAGCTACAGAAGAACCTACCCCAGCTACAGAGGAATGA